Sequence from the Deinococcus yavapaiensis KR-236 genome:
GCGTCCACTCCGTACAGCAGTGGAATTCGCAGGCGTGACTGCTGTGCTTCGTCGATGAAGCGCGTGACCATGGCGCGCCACCCTCTCGGCGTGTTCTCCTCGGGATTGCCGCCGCCGCCGCTCAAGACGGAGCCGAGGGCGAGCCTCGCGACGTCGCCGGGCTTGACACTGTTCTTCTCGGGTTGCGTCATCTGCCCGATCTTCTCGTCGAGGGTCATGCGCCCGAGGAGCTCCTCGACGAACTGCTGCTGATCGAATGTAAGGGGATGTTGGGGCATGAGGCTCCTTTTGCTGAAGTCGGGACGGGCGCTCGGCGCTCACCCTGAGGCGGACGATGCCGTGGGCCGCGAGGAGGGCTGGCGTGAGAGGTGCGGATCGTGCAGGATGCAGCGCGCTTGGTGTTCGGCGCCGACGTCGTACATCCTCGGGAGGGCCGCGCGGCACGCTTCGCGCGCGTGCGGGCAGCGCGGCTCGAACGGGCAGCCGGGCGGAAGATTCTTGAGGTCCGGCATTTCGCCGCGCGCTTCGAGCGCTTCGGGCGCCTGCTTGGCGTCCGGGTTGGGCGCGGCGCTTTTGAGCAGTTGCGTGTACGGCATTTGCGGATGGTGAATGACTTGCTCGGCGGGTCCGATCTCGACGAGATGTCCGGCGTACATGACGGCGATGCGGTCGCTCATGTAGCGCGCCCCGGCGAGGTCGTGCGTGATGAACAGCATGCTCAAACCTTCTTGATCGCGAAGGTCGAGCAGCAAGTTCATGATGTCGAGGCGGATGCTGACGTCGAGGGCACTGGTCGGTTCGTCGGCGAGGATGAGGTCCGGGCGGGCGGCGAGGGCGCGGGCAATGACGACGCGTTGGCGTTGCCCGCCGGACAGCTCGTGCGGTTTCTTGGCGGCGTAACTCGCGCCGGGTGACAAGCCGACGCGGTCGAGCAAGTCGTGGACGTGCGTTTGCACGTCGTCACTCTTGGCGAGGCCGTGGATCTTGAGGGGACGCGAGAGGATGTAACCGATGGTGTGCAGCGGGTTGAGGCTGGCGAAGGGATCTTGGAAGATCATCTGGACGCGCTTGCGAAAGCGGCGAAGACGCGCGCCGTTCATTCGGTTCGGCACGTCCTCTCCGGAGAGGCGGGTGGTGCCGCGGGTGGGTTCGTGCAGGCGAGCGATGAGGCGAGCGATGGTGCTCTTGCCGCTGCCGCTTTCGCCGACGAGGCCGAGGACTTCGCCGCGCCGGATGGTGAGGGTGACGTCGTTCACGGCGGTGACCGCTTGGCCTGCCCGGCCGACTTTGAACACTTTCGTCAAACCTTGCAGTTCCAGCGCGGCGACGGTCGTCGGCCCGTTGGAACTACCGGTGGAGTCAATCGCTGGCGAGCGGTGCATGCTCTTGCTCCTTGAGGGCGGAATCGACGGTGGGGTCGTACAGGAAGCAGGCGACGGGATGTCCGGTGGTCTGCTCGAACGTTTGAAGGGGTCGCGTGTCGCACACGCCGGGCATGCGGCTCGGGCAGCGATCGAAGAACGGGCAGCCCGTCAGTTCACCCGCGAGGGACGGAGGTCGGCCGGGAATGCCGACGCGTCGTTCACGCGGGCCTTCGAGCGGTGGAAAGGCGCTCATGAGTCGGCGCGTGTACGGATGCTTCGGATGAGCGTACAAGTCGTGGGCGGGCGCTTCCTCCACGACTTCCCCGGCGTACATGATGGCGATGCGGTCGCTGGTTTCGACGAGCAAGCTGAGGTCGTGCGTGATGAAGACGATGCTGATGCCGAGGCGGCGACGCACCGCGTCGATTTCTTGCAGGATCTGGCGTTGCACGACGACGTCGAGGGCCGTGGTGGGCTCGTCCATGATGACGAGCTTCGGTTCGAGCGCGAGGGCGATCGCGATGACGACGCGTTGCTTCA
This genomic interval carries:
- a CDS encoding ABC transporter ATP-binding protein is translated as MHRSPAIDSTGSSNGPTTVAALELQGLTKVFKVGRAGQAVTAVNDVTLTIRRGEVLGLVGESGSGKSTIARLIARLHEPTRGTTRLSGEDVPNRMNGARLRRFRKRVQMIFQDPFASLNPLHTIGYILSRPLKIHGLAKSDDVQTHVHDLLDRVGLSPGASYAAKKPHELSGGQRQRVVIARALAARPDLILADEPTSALDVSIRLDIMNLLLDLRDQEGLSMLFITHDLAGARYMSDRIAVMYAGHLVEIGPAEQVIHHPQMPYTQLLKSAAPNPDAKQAPEALEARGEMPDLKNLPPGCPFEPRCPHAREACRAALPRMYDVGAEHQARCILHDPHLSRQPSSRPTASSASG